In Clostridium sporogenes, one genomic interval encodes:
- a CDS encoding bifunctional ADP-dependent NAD(P)H-hydrate dehydratase/NAD(P)H-hydrate epimerase: MRITSSENFRKMDNYSIENIGIPSIVLMENAALKVVSNIDLQLNNRFVIVCGKGNNGGDGLAVARHLHCSNKEVEVFIIEKSKSSTKDFEINYNILKNMNLNIKTIRDYEDLDYLRESIIKSHMTVDAIFGIGLSRNIEGIYKDTISVINENSKNTLAIDIPSGLNANTGEVEGVCIEANITVSFEMYKEGFLTYDRDKYLGNIIIESIGIPREALDLFSNDSYIIDKYMFKNNFKERNKYSHKGDFGKVLVIAGSKGFSGAAYLCTEAAVKSGTGLVTLATSNDIQNILSSKLEEAMTLIYESYEDVKNIMEKSNCIAIGPGMGKNNNTEELLRKIIRDYNGTMVIDADGINVLESNLDIIKNAKCKIVLTPHLGEFSRITGYDIDYIKKNRLKLAKEFAKENKIVLLLKGYNTIITNGKEVFVNSTGNSAMASGGMGDCLTGIIVSFIAQGYNPVEATCLAAYLHGYCGEKLSLKMFCVNATHILDYIPFAIKELQNIQSN, from the coding sequence ATGAGAATAACTTCTTCAGAAAATTTTAGGAAGATGGACAATTATTCCATAGAGAATATAGGTATACCAAGTATTGTGCTAATGGAAAATGCAGCATTAAAGGTTGTATCTAATATAGACTTGCAATTAAATAATAGATTTGTTATAGTCTGTGGAAAAGGTAACAATGGGGGAGATGGATTAGCTGTAGCAAGACATTTACATTGTTCAAATAAAGAAGTAGAAGTATTTATAATTGAGAAGAGTAAAAGTAGTACTAAGGATTTTGAAATAAATTATAATATATTAAAAAATATGAATTTAAATATTAAAACTATAAGGGATTATGAAGATTTAGATTATTTAAGAGAGAGTATAATCAAAAGTCATATGACTGTGGATGCTATTTTTGGTATAGGACTTAGTAGAAACATAGAGGGAATATATAAGGATACTATATCTGTAATAAATGAAAATAGTAAAAATACACTGGCTATAGATATACCTTCTGGATTAAATGCTAATACAGGTGAAGTAGAAGGAGTTTGTATAGAGGCCAATATAACAGTTTCTTTTGAAATGTACAAAGAAGGATTTTTAACTTATGATAGGGATAAATATTTAGGAAATATTATTATTGAAAGCATAGGAATTCCTAGGGAAGCTCTAGATTTATTTTCTAATGATTCTTATATTATTGATAAGTATATGTTTAAAAATAATTTTAAAGAAAGGAATAAATATTCACATAAGGGTGATTTTGGTAAGGTATTAGTTATAGCTGGAAGTAAAGGATTTTCAGGAGCAGCTTACCTATGCACAGAAGCAGCAGTTAAAAGTGGAACAGGACTTGTAACTTTGGCTACATCTAATGATATTCAAAATATATTAAGCTCTAAATTAGAGGAAGCTATGACTCTAATTTATGAGAGTTATGAAGACGTTAAAAATATTATGGAAAAAAGCAATTGTATAGCAATAGGTCCAGGCATGGGTAAAAATAATAACACGGAGGAACTGTTAAGAAAAATAATAAGGGATTATAATGGAACCATGGTTATAGATGCTGATGGTATAAATGTTTTAGAAAGCAATTTAGACATAATAAAAAATGCAAAATGCAAAATAGTTTTAACTCCACATTTGGGCGAATTTTCAAGAATAACAGGTTATGACATAGATTATATTAAAAAAAATAGATTGAAATTAGCTAAAGAATTTGCTAAAGAAAATAAAATTGTATTACTCTTAAAAGGATACAATACCATAATTACAAATGGTAAAGAAGTATTTGTAAATTCTACAGGTAATAGTGCTATGGCATCCGGAGGTATGGGAGACTGCTTAACAGGGATAATAGTATCTTTTATAGCTCAGGGATATAATCCCGTAGAAGCTACTTGCCTTGCAGCATATTTGCATGGGTACTGTGGTGAAAAATTATCTTTAAAAATGTTTTGTGTAAATGCCACTCATATATTAGACTATATACCTTTTGCTATAAAGGAATTACAGAATATACAATCAAATTAA
- a CDS encoding germination lipoprotein GerS-related protein: MKKLFVLCSAIAIILATFLFIHFNKNSEYGDSIDYLKNLESYSCDVDINIKNKKQTIQYKGKQFYNKELGYRFELNKDRILLYTNNKIFVKDLANGVKYNKDKEFDKFYRLTFIGEYICLLYTNEEIKVDLRDEGNSKYEVITLTIPGNNRNAVKAELFVEDEKNIPKKLIIYDSKNNESAVINYTNFIPNSNLDKKLFNPDSL, translated from the coding sequence ATGAAAAAATTATTTGTATTATGTTCAGCTATCGCAATAATTTTAGCTACATTTTTATTTATACATTTCAATAAAAATAGTGAGTATGGAGATAGTATAGATTATTTGAAAAATTTAGAAAGTTACAGTTGTGATGTAGATATAAATATAAAAAATAAAAAACAAACAATTCAGTATAAAGGAAAGCAATTTTATAATAAAGAATTAGGCTATAGATTTGAATTAAATAAAGATAGAATATTATTATACACAAATAATAAAATATTTGTTAAGGATTTGGCTAATGGAGTAAAGTATAATAAAGATAAAGAATTTGATAAATTTTATAGATTAACATTTATAGGGGAGTATATTTGTCTTTTATATACTAATGAGGAGATAAAAGTTGATTTAAGAGATGAAGGAAATTCTAAATATGAGGTTATAACATTAACTATACCAGGAAATAACAGGAATGCAGTAAAAGCGGAATTATTTGTAGAAGATGAAAAAAATATTCCTAAAAAGTTAATAATATATGATAGTAAAAATAATGAAAGTGCAGTTATAAATTATACAAATTTTATACCAAATAGTAATTTGGATAAAAAATTATTTAATCCAGATAGCTTATAA
- the alr gene encoding alanine racemase — MFRNLRAVWAEIDLDNLQHNLKEVKKICGDKEIIGVIKANAYGHGAMEIAPTLLKNGVSRLAVAVLSEAMELRMSGVKDPIMILGYTPWALGDMLLDNDIEQSVYSYNDALELSKIAVLKRKILKIHIVVDTGMGRIGFLPTKESVENVYKISKLPNIKIEGVFSHFSSADELDKDYTLYQMNKYNQFINKLEEKNIQVPIKHIANSAAIIDLETTHLDAVRAGIIMYGYYPSNYVLRNNIKLKPVMSLKTSIVHIKKVSSGEYISYGRTFKTEKESIIATLPIGYADGYNRLLSNKGKVIVNGKLAPVIGRVCMDQCMIDVTSIEDLKVGDVVTIMGEENGVSYTAEDIASEIGTISYEVICNVNKRVPRVYKKDGKIINVVNYI; from the coding sequence TTGTTTAGAAATTTAAGAGCAGTATGGGCAGAAATTGATCTAGATAATTTACAGCATAACTTAAAAGAAGTAAAAAAAATATGTGGAGATAAAGAAATAATAGGGGTTATAAAGGCTAATGCATATGGGCATGGAGCCATGGAGATAGCCCCTACTCTTTTAAAAAATGGAGTAAGTAGGTTAGCAGTAGCAGTTCTAAGTGAGGCTATGGAGCTTAGAATGAGTGGAGTAAAGGATCCCATTATGATACTAGGTTATACACCATGGGCTTTAGGGGATATGCTTTTAGATAATGATATAGAACAATCTGTATATTCTTATAACGATGCTTTGGAACTATCTAAAATAGCGGTGTTAAAAAGAAAAATATTAAAAATACATATAGTGGTGGATACTGGTATGGGGAGAATTGGTTTTTTACCTACAAAAGAAAGTGTGGAAAATGTATATAAAATAAGTAAGTTGCCTAATATTAAAATAGAAGGAGTGTTTTCTCATTTTTCTTCTGCAGACGAGTTAGACAAAGATTATACACTGTATCAAATGAATAAGTATAATCAATTTATAAATAAATTAGAAGAGAAAAATATTCAGGTACCTATAAAGCATATCGCTAATAGCGCAGCTATAATAGATTTAGAAACTACTCATTTAGATGCAGTAAGAGCAGGTATTATAATGTATGGATATTATCCATCTAATTATGTATTAAGAAATAATATAAAGTTAAAACCAGTAATGTCTTTAAAAACTAGTATAGTACACATAAAAAAAGTATCTTCAGGAGAATATATAAGCTATGGCAGAACTTTCAAAACAGAGAAAGAAAGCATAATAGCTACTTTACCTATAGGCTATGCAGATGGATATAATAGATTATTAAGCAATAAAGGAAAAGTCATAGTTAATGGTAAACTTGCTCCAGTGATAGGAAGAGTCTGTATGGATCAATGTATGATAGATGTAACCTCTATAGAAGATTTAAAAGTTGGAGATGTGGTTACAATTATGGGAGAAGAAAATGGAGTAAGTTATACTGCAGAGGATATAGCATCAGAAATAGGCACTATAAGTTACGAAGTTATATGTAATGTAAATAAGAGAGTGCCTAGGGTATATAAGAAAGATGGTAAAATTATAAATGTAGTAAATTATATATAA
- a CDS encoding CopG family ribbon-helix-helix protein, with protein sequence MADKKKIVINLPNTLYNEINEIIKKDSQKRSEFFREAIILYIEERKKQIKLDEMKKGYIEMANINRDYAEQGFEQDAKDLKNYEAMLSESDFPNDTTDSKKRRYILC encoded by the coding sequence ATGGCGGATAAAAAGAAGATAGTTATAAATCTTCCCAATACACTTTATAATGAAATAAATGAAATAATAAAAAAAGATTCCCAAAAAAGAAGTGAATTTTTTAGGGAAGCTATAATACTATATATTGAGGAGAGAAAAAAGCAAATAAAATTGGATGAAATGAAAAAGGGTTATATAGAAATGGCAAATATAAATAGAGACTATGCAGAACAGGGATTTGAACAAGATGCAAAAGATTTAAAAAACTATGAAGCTATGCTTTCGGAGAGTGATTTTCCAAATGACACAACAGATAGTAAAAAGAGGAGATATATTTTATGCTGA
- a CDS encoding type II toxin-antitoxin system PemK/MazF family toxin, protein MTQQIVKRGDIFYADLSPVVGSEQGGIRPVIVIQNNVGNKYSPTVIIAAITSQINKAKLPTHVEISSEDYGLNKDSVVLLEQIRTLDKRRLKEKIGHMTDEDMKKVDTAILVSMALN, encoded by the coding sequence ATGACACAACAGATAGTAAAAAGAGGAGATATATTTTATGCTGATCTAAGTCCTGTAGTAGGTTCAGAGCAAGGCGGAATAAGGCCGGTTATAGTTATACAAAATAATGTAGGGAATAAATATAGTCCCACAGTAATAATTGCAGCAATAACTTCACAAATAAATAAGGCTAAACTACCAACCCATGTAGAAATATCCTCAGAGGATTATGGATTAAATAAAGATTCGGTAGTATTGCTAGAACAAATAAGGACTTTAGATAAGAGAAGATTAAAAGAAAAAATAGGTCATATGACAGATGAAGATATGAAAAAAGTTGATACTGCTATTTTAGTTAGTATGGCTTTGAATTAA
- a CDS encoding transketolase, producing the protein MKKNIEELQDIARVIRKDIVSMLTESASGHPGGSLSAVEILTALYFNDMNIDPTNPRDLNRDRFVLSKGHAAPVLYSTLARRGFFNPEELKTLRKIGSILQGHPNMNDVPGVDMSTGSLGQGISTAVGMALAGKLDERDYRVYALLGDGELEEGQVWEATMAAAHYKLDNLTAFVDYNGLQIDGPCSEVMSAEPIADKFKAFNWNVIEIDGHDFNAILNAIESAKNTKEKPTMIVCKTIKGKGVSFMENEAGWHGKAPSVEECEKAICEIGGDK; encoded by the coding sequence ATGAAGAAGAACATAGAAGAGCTACAAGATATAGCTAGAGTTATTAGAAAAGACATAGTTTCAATGTTAACTGAATCTGCTTCTGGACATCCAGGAGGTTCTTTATCAGCAGTAGAGATATTGACTGCTTTATATTTTAATGATATGAATATAGACCCTACTAATCCTAGGGATTTAAATAGGGACAGATTTGTTCTTTCTAAAGGGCATGCTGCTCCAGTATTATATAGTACTTTAGCAAGAAGAGGATTTTTTAATCCTGAAGAGCTAAAAACTTTAAGAAAAATCGGATCAATATTACAAGGTCATCCAAATATGAATGATGTTCCAGGTGTAGATATGTCAACAGGCTCTTTAGGTCAAGGAATATCAACAGCAGTAGGGATGGCTTTAGCGGGAAAACTTGATGAAAGAGATTACAGGGTATATGCCCTACTTGGGGACGGAGAATTAGAGGAAGGACAAGTTTGGGAAGCAACTATGGCAGCAGCTCATTACAAATTAGATAATTTGACTGCTTTTGTAGACTATAATGGATTACAAATAGATGGCCCTTGTAGTGAAGTTATGTCAGCAGAACCTATAGCAGATAAATTTAAAGCTTTTAATTGGAATGTTATAGAAATAGATGGTCATGATTTTAATGCTATATTAAATGCTATAGAAAGCGCAAAAAATACTAAAGAAAAACCAACTATGATAGTGTGTAAAACTATAAAAGGTAAAGGTGTTTCTTTTATGGAAAATGAAGCTGGATGGCATGGTAAAGCACCAAGTGTAGAAGAATGTGAAAAAGCTATATGTGAAATCGGAGGTGACAAATAA
- a CDS encoding transketolase family protein, with amino-acid sequence MGVKIATREAYGKTLAKLAEENSKVVVLDADLSKSTKTADFKKVCPERFINVGIAEGNMMGIAAGLSTCGKIPFASTFAMFATGRAFEQIRNSICYPNLNVKVCATHAGVTVGEDGASHQSVEDISLMRSIPNMTVICPSDAVETEAAIRAVAEYNGPCYVRLGRSGVPVINDNKEYKFEIGKGIKLREGKEATIIATGIMVDAALQAYNILAEEGIKVNVINLHTIKPIDKDIIVDAARKTGVIITAEEHSIIGGLGSAVCEVLSENHPAPVLRVGIKDTFGESGKPAELLKKYKLTSEDIVKAVKKGLKLK; translated from the coding sequence ATGGGAGTTAAAATAGCTACAAGAGAAGCATACGGAAAAACATTAGCTAAATTAGCAGAAGAAAATTCAAAGGTAGTGGTTTTGGATGCAGACCTTTCAAAATCTACTAAAACTGCTGACTTTAAAAAAGTTTGTCCAGAAAGATTTATAAACGTAGGTATAGCAGAAGGTAATATGATGGGAATAGCTGCAGGACTATCAACTTGTGGTAAAATTCCTTTTGCTAGTACATTTGCAATGTTTGCTACAGGAAGAGCTTTTGAACAAATAAGAAATTCAATATGTTATCCAAACTTAAATGTTAAAGTATGCGCAACACATGCAGGAGTTACAGTAGGAGAAGATGGAGCTTCTCATCAATCTGTTGAAGATATATCATTAATGAGAAGTATACCAAATATGACTGTTATTTGCCCAAGTGATGCAGTAGAAACAGAAGCGGCTATAAGAGCTGTAGCAGAATATAATGGACCATGTTATGTAAGATTAGGAAGATCAGGAGTTCCAGTTATAAATGATAACAAAGAGTATAAATTTGAAATAGGAAAAGGAATAAAGTTAAGAGAAGGAAAAGAAGCTACTATAATAGCTACAGGAATAATGGTAGATGCAGCTCTACAAGCTTATAATATATTAGCTGAAGAGGGTATAAAGGTAAATGTTATAAATCTACATACCATAAAACCTATAGATAAAGATATTATTGTAGATGCTGCAAGGAAGACTGGAGTAATAATTACAGCAGAAGAACATAGCATAATAGGTGGATTAGGATCAGCTGTATGTGAAGTTTTGAGTGAAAATCATCCAGCACCAGTTTTAAGAGTAGGAATAAAGGATACCTTTGGTGAAAGTGGTAAACCTGCAGAGCTATTAAAAAAATATAAATTAACATCAGAAGATATAGTAAAGGCTGTAAAAAAGGGATTAAAATTAAAATAG
- a CDS encoding YitT family protein, whose translation MKNNRFKEYLFITIGVFLVATSVVFFFQPNNIAAGGTTGIAIIINSFFPSLSVGLLMLIMEVFLYTIAFIFIGNKFGAKTIYSGCTLAAIIWILEKLDLMGGKAVTNDLLLASLFGVFISAIGMGIVFNQNASTGGTDILAKIINKFFHIEIGKALLIVDFLVTLFAAASFGVEKGMYALLCVVINGFTIDAVIEGLNMSKQIMIISKKNKEISEFIIQKLERGCTIFHGKGVYSDESTYILYTVLSRKEFIKLKQHIKEVDSKAFITVSDAHEVLGEGFKDIIEEA comes from the coding sequence ATGAAAAATAATAGATTTAAAGAGTACTTATTTATAACTATTGGAGTTTTCTTAGTAGCTACATCGGTAGTTTTCTTTTTTCAACCTAATAATATAGCAGCAGGGGGAACTACAGGAATTGCTATAATTATAAATAGTTTTTTCCCTTCATTATCAGTAGGACTTCTTATGCTAATAATGGAAGTTTTTTTGTATACAATAGCATTTATATTTATAGGAAATAAGTTCGGTGCAAAAACAATTTATTCTGGATGTACCTTAGCAGCTATTATATGGATATTAGAAAAATTAGATCTTATGGGTGGAAAAGCTGTTACAAATGACTTGCTTTTGGCTTCATTATTTGGAGTTTTTATATCAGCTATTGGAATGGGCATAGTATTTAATCAAAATGCTTCTACTGGTGGTACAGATATACTAGCGAAGATTATAAATAAATTTTTTCATATAGAAATAGGAAAAGCTTTGTTGATAGTAGATTTTTTAGTAACTCTTTTTGCAGCAGCATCCTTTGGGGTAGAAAAAGGTATGTATGCTCTTTTGTGTGTGGTTATAAATGGATTTACTATAGATGCAGTAATAGAAGGCCTTAATATGTCAAAACAAATAATGATAATAAGTAAAAAAAATAAAGAAATAAGTGAGTTTATAATACAAAAACTTGAGAGGGGCTGTACAATATTTCATGGTAAAGGTGTATATAGCGATGAGTCTACTTATATTCTTTATACGGTGTTAAGCAGAAAAGAATTTATAAAATTAAAACAACATATAAAAGAAGTGGACAGTAAAGCTTTTATAACTGTAAGTGATGCCCATGAGGTTTTAGGAGAAGGATTTAAAGATATAATTGAAGAAGCTTAG
- the ftsE gene encoding cell division ATP-binding protein FtsE, whose translation MIEFRNISKIYNGNKYALSDINLDIEKGEFVFLVGPSGAGKSTFIKLLLREIEPTSGKLLVDGTDVTALSRKQIPHYRRKIGVVFQDFRLIPSLNVYENVAFAMRAIESNHREIRKKVPMVLSLVGLSNKYKAFPHELSGGEQQRISLARAIVNNPSILIADEPTGNLDPETSLGIMDILNDINHAGTTIVMATHAKDIVDKMRKRVIAIEKGTVVRDTERGVYGYED comes from the coding sequence ATGATTGAATTTAGAAATATAAGCAAGATATATAACGGAAATAAGTATGCACTATCAGATATAAACTTAGATATTGAAAAAGGAGAATTTGTGTTCTTAGTTGGACCTAGTGGTGCTGGTAAATCAACTTTTATAAAACTTTTACTAAGAGAAATAGAACCTACTTCAGGTAAACTACTTGTAGATGGTACAGATGTAACAGCACTTTCTAGAAAACAAATACCACATTACAGAAGAAAAATTGGAGTAGTTTTTCAAGACTTTAGATTAATACCATCATTAAATGTATATGAAAATGTAGCTTTTGCTATGAGAGCAATTGAATCTAATCATAGAGAAATTAGAAAAAAAGTTCCTATGGTTTTATCATTAGTAGGTCTTTCAAATAAATATAAAGCTTTTCCACATGAACTTTCAGGTGGAGAGCAGCAAAGAATATCCTTAGCTAGAGCTATAGTAAATAATCCATCAATATTAATAGCTGATGAGCCTACAGGAAATTTAGACCCAGAAACATCTCTTGGCATAATGGATATATTAAATGATATAAACCATGCTGGGACAACTATAGTTATGGCAACTCATGCAAAGGATATAGTTGATAAAATGAGAAAAAGAGTTATAGCTATAGAAAAAGGAACAGTAGTTAGAGATACAGAAAGAGGTGTATACGGATATGAAGATTAG
- the ftsX gene encoding permease-like cell division protein FtsX: protein MKISTLKYFVVDSIKGLRRHKTLSTASIATVAATLFILGVFLLSIMNVKQAVTEVESKVEATIVLKDNIKTEQEKAIKDKINSITGVEKVTYESKKDALNKFKKQLGEDNKSLAEGLEKENPLPNSIIVRVEKPELVSKVVGSIKNMEGIDQIKDGKEIVDKITKITNTLKWMGLVLFLILIGVSLFLIGNTIKITVYSRKREIGIMKYIGATDWFIRWPFVFEGIIIGILGAIIAILLLYYGYRGVYTKASAGLIFVNLLNPSYVLSSILWIFVLVGIVIGAVGSILSIRKFLSV from the coding sequence ATGAAGATTAGTACATTAAAATATTTTGTTGTAGATTCTATAAAGGGATTAAGAAGGCATAAAACCTTAAGTACAGCTTCTATAGCTACTGTAGCAGCTACCTTATTTATATTAGGAGTATTTCTTCTTTCCATAATGAATGTAAAACAAGCTGTTACAGAAGTTGAATCAAAAGTAGAAGCAACAATAGTATTAAAAGACAATATAAAGACAGAACAAGAAAAAGCTATAAAAGATAAAATAAATTCTATAACAGGGGTAGAAAAGGTAACTTATGAAAGTAAAAAAGATGCATTAAATAAATTTAAGAAGCAATTAGGAGAAGATAATAAGTCTTTAGCAGAAGGTTTGGAAAAAGAAAATCCATTACCGAATTCAATTATAGTAAGGGTAGAAAAACCAGAATTGGTTTCAAAAGTAGTAGGGTCTATAAAAAATATGGAGGGAATAGACCAAATAAAAGATGGTAAAGAAATAGTTGATAAAATAACTAAAATAACAAATACACTAAAATGGATGGGATTAGTATTGTTTTTAATACTAATAGGAGTATCTTTATTCTTAATAGGAAATACTATAAAGATCACAGTATATTCAAGAAAAAGAGAAATAGGAATAATGAAATATATAGGAGCTACCGATTGGTTTATTAGATGGCCCTTTGTATTTGAAGGAATTATCATAGGTATATTAGGAGCTATCATTGCCATTTTACTATTATATTATGGATATAGAGGAGTATACACTAAGGCATCAGCTGGATTAATATTTGTAAATTTATTAAATCCAAGTTACGTTTTATCAAGTATACTATGGATATTTGTTCTAGTTGGAATAGTAATAGGAGCTGTAGGAAGTATACTATCTATAAGAAAATTTTTATCAGTATAA
- a CDS encoding S41 family peptidase encodes MKKNKKWIIWTVVIVLVTNIFTFLGTNLVSLYLPNGKVIIGADQYKDILKYQKMFLIRNQIYKYYDGKIDESKMAEGAVKGMTESLNDPYTVFMNAKEYKEFNAQTEGNYSGVGIQIQAKDDKIIVASTFEGSPAKEAGILPKDEIQKVNNTTVTGKELEKAVSIMKGKEGTDVKLQLYRKEKGSFEVTLKRKKIDIPTIKSEMIDNNIGYIQVSMFDEHTSKNFKNALDNLKDKGMKSLLLDLRGNPGGLLDECINMASNFIEKGKVVVSTIDKYENKKEYKSKGGDFIGFPVTILVDEGSASASEVFLGAMKDYNAATSIGKKTFGKGVVQTIIETGDNTALKVTISKYYSPKGININHKGITPDMEIDYPEELRKKEYDRKIDPQFNKALNIAKSKIK; translated from the coding sequence TTGAAAAAAAATAAAAAATGGATTATATGGACAGTAGTTATAGTATTAGTAACAAATATTTTTACGTTTTTAGGTACAAATTTGGTTTCTTTATATTTGCCTAATGGCAAGGTTATAATTGGAGCAGATCAATATAAAGATATATTAAAATATCAAAAGATGTTTTTAATAAGAAATCAAATATATAAGTATTACGATGGTAAAATAGATGAAAGTAAGATGGCAGAAGGTGCAGTAAAAGGAATGACAGAATCTTTAAATGATCCTTATACTGTATTTATGAATGCTAAAGAGTACAAAGAGTTTAATGCTCAAACAGAAGGTAATTATAGTGGCGTAGGAATACAAATACAAGCTAAAGATGATAAAATAATTGTAGCTTCTACTTTTGAAGGATCTCCAGCTAAAGAGGCGGGAATACTACCAAAGGATGAAATTCAAAAGGTTAATAACACAACAGTAACAGGAAAGGAATTAGAAAAAGCTGTTTCCATAATGAAAGGAAAAGAAGGTACAGATGTTAAATTACAATTGTATAGAAAAGAAAAAGGTAGTTTTGAAGTAACATTAAAAAGAAAAAAAATAGATATACCTACTATAAAATCAGAAATGATTGATAATAATATAGGATATATACAAGTAAGTATGTTTGATGAACACACTTCAAAAAACTTTAAAAATGCTTTAGATAATTTAAAAGATAAGGGTATGAAATCTTTATTATTAGACTTAAGAGGAAATCCAGGAGGATTATTAGATGAATGCATTAATATGGCTTCTAATTTTATAGAAAAGGGAAAAGTTGTAGTATCAACTATAGATAAATATGAAAACAAGAAAGAATATAAATCTAAAGGTGGAGATTTTATAGGATTTCCAGTAACTATATTAGTAGATGAAGGCTCTGCAAGTGCTTCAGAGGTATTCTTAGGAGCTATGAAAGACTATAATGCAGCTACATCCATAGGAAAGAAAACTTTTGGAAAGGGTGTAGTTCAAACTATAATAGAGACTGGTGATAATACAGCCCTTAAAGTTACAATTTCAAAATATTATTCACCTAAAGGTATAAACATAAACCATAAAGGAATAACTCCAGATATGGAAATCGATTATCCAGAGGAGTTAAGAAAGAAAGAATATGATAGAAAAATAGATCCTCAATTTAATAAAGCTTTAAATATTGCAAAATCAAAGATAAAATAA